A genomic stretch from Desulfolutivibrio sulfodismutans DSM 3696 includes:
- a CDS encoding sensor histidine kinase — MPQTALGTRFASPARSPENELDRQYAIITNQQIPQLLDAVPIIVMVLNGNRQVVFGNRMFLQAVGARDVREMLGKRPGEAFGCIHSDLTPGGCGTTEFCVECGAVRSVLKGLRGEWNVMECNINREAALGGGAESLDLRVCSAPYTVKGETFVVFSITDVSHEKRRRILERIFFHDILNTLGGIKGILEFVKEEAPEHLREDAELIHGAMISLSEEIVSQKQLLAAESNELDVNVIDLSAMDILEVLQRTFRNTDEAKNRRLVIDAGAQQAEFRSDYALLKRVLGNMIKNALEGTPSGGAVTISATVLGGWITFSVHNPGFIPRKVQLHLFNRSFSTKGAGRGLGTYSMKLLAERYLDGEVGFSTSEEEGTTFFVRLPLKGPE, encoded by the coding sequence ATGCCCCAGACAGCACTCGGAACCCGCTTCGCATCCCCCGCACGCAGCCCCGAAAACGAACTCGACCGCCAATACGCCATCATCACCAACCAGCAGATTCCGCAATTGCTTGATGCCGTCCCCATCATCGTCATGGTGCTCAACGGCAACCGCCAGGTGGTCTTCGGCAACAGGATGTTCCTGCAGGCCGTGGGCGCGCGCGATGTGCGGGAGATGCTCGGCAAACGTCCCGGCGAGGCCTTTGGCTGCATCCATTCCGATCTGACGCCCGGGGGCTGCGGCACCACGGAGTTTTGCGTGGAGTGCGGCGCGGTGCGCTCCGTACTCAAGGGACTGCGCGGCGAGTGGAACGTCATGGAGTGCAACATCAACCGCGAGGCCGCCCTGGGCGGCGGGGCGGAGTCGCTGGACCTTCGGGTGTGTTCCGCGCCGTATACGGTCAAGGGGGAGACGTTTGTGGTCTTTTCCATCACCGACGTAAGCCACGAGAAGCGCCGCCGCATCCTGGAACGTATCTTTTTCCACGACATCTTAAACACCCTGGGGGGCATCAAGGGCATCCTGGAATTCGTCAAGGAGGAGGCCCCGGAGCACCTGCGGGAGGATGCCGAACTCATCCACGGGGCCATGATCTCCCTGTCCGAGGAGATCGTCAGCCAGAAACAGCTTCTGGCCGCCGAAAGCAACGAACTAGACGTCAATGTCATCGATCTCTCCGCCATGGACATTCTGGAGGTGTTGCAGCGCACCTTCCGCAATACGGACGAGGCGAAAAACCGGCGGCTGGTGATCGATGCCGGGGCGCAGCAGGCGGAGTTTCGCAGCGACTATGCGCTGTTGAAGCGGGTTTTGGGAAACATGATCAAAAACGCCCTGGAAGGGACGCCGTCCGGGGGGGCCGTGACCATAAGCGCCACGGTTCTCGGGGGCTGGATCACCTTTTCGGTCCACAATCCGGGGTTTATCCCGCGCAAGGTCCAGTTGCACCTGTTTAACCGGTCCTTCTCCACCAAGGGCGCGGGCCGGGGCCTGGGCACCTATTCCATGAAGCTTCTGGCCGAACGCTACCTGGACGGCGAGGTGGGGTTTTCCACCTCCGAGGAGGAAGGGACCACGTTTTTCGTGCGCCTGCCGCTTAAGGGGCCGGAGTGA
- a CDS encoding AAA family ATPase: MKNPLDCLPGIWFVFLPMIVKLTLDNFLAHGASVFEFAPGLNVLTGPNNTGKSAVVEALRCLAENPIPKHVIRHGAKEARVTVELSDGTRVAWVRKPKYAVYELTPPGASEPQTYAKFNRTPPEDVLAALRLNLVPVEGSDDIDVHLGNQREPVFLLGKPGSVMASFFAASSESAHLIAMQNLLTDKVRKAKNEKRRLEAAADAARRDLDRLSRLPDLECALEVGRDTEDRLAVLARDIPALQTVLSRRESLKRRLAALAARTAALQTLAPAPQPFAVAPLARVVERQTAFLRSREQAASRITALAALAAPPTLAATAAMDRLAADMAHVRAAHRRMSRKSAALAVLAPAPEVFPVAALADHLAARRALAAKMTRLEKSLARREHLSPPPEAQSAAPLAALVRDMRALRQRRDAAADVLAGRDARLASLHTDIEARLGQVGVCPLCGGDLRPETFLDAPRRAT; this comes from the coding sequence GTGAAAAACCCGCTTGATTGTTTGCCCGGCATCTGGTTTGTCTTTCTTCCCATGATCGTCAAACTGACCCTGGATAACTTCCTGGCCCACGGCGCAAGCGTCTTCGAATTCGCCCCGGGCCTAAACGTCCTCACCGGTCCCAACAACACCGGAAAATCCGCCGTGGTCGAGGCCCTGCGCTGCCTGGCCGAAAACCCCATCCCCAAGCACGTCATCCGCCATGGGGCCAAGGAGGCCCGGGTGACCGTGGAGCTTTCCGACGGAACCCGCGTAGCCTGGGTCAGAAAGCCGAAATACGCCGTCTACGAGCTTACCCCGCCCGGGGCCTCCGAGCCCCAGACCTACGCCAAGTTCAACCGCACCCCGCCCGAGGACGTCCTGGCCGCCCTGCGACTGAACCTCGTCCCCGTGGAAGGATCGGACGACATCGACGTGCATCTGGGCAACCAGCGCGAACCCGTGTTTCTGCTCGGCAAGCCCGGGTCGGTCATGGCCTCGTTTTTCGCCGCGTCCTCGGAAAGCGCCCACCTGATCGCCATGCAGAACCTGCTCACGGACAAGGTGCGCAAGGCCAAAAACGAGAAGCGCCGCCTGGAGGCCGCCGCCGACGCCGCCCGCCGCGACCTGGACCGCCTGTCCCGCCTGCCGGACCTGGAATGCGCCCTGGAGGTCGGACGCGACACGGAAGACCGGCTTGCCGTCCTGGCCCGGGACATCCCGGCCCTTCAAACCGTCCTTTCGCGCCGCGAAAGTCTCAAACGCCGTCTGGCCGCCCTGGCCGCCAGGACGGCCGCCCTGCAAACGCTTGCGCCAGCCCCGCAGCCCTTTGCCGTGGCCCCGTTGGCCCGCGTCGTCGAGAGGCAGACGGCGTTTCTCCGGTCGCGGGAACAGGCCGCCTCCCGCATCACGGCCCTGGCCGCCCTGGCCGCGCCGCCGACCCTGGCCGCCACCGCCGCCATGGACCGTCTGGCCGCCGACATGGCCCACGTCCGGGCCGCCCACCGCCGCATGTCCCGAAAATCCGCCGCCCTGGCCGTCCTGGCCCCGGCCCCCGAGGTCTTTCCCGTGGCCGCCCTGGCCGATCACCTGGCCGCACGCCGGGCCCTGGCCGCCAAAATGACGCGTCTGGAAAAGTCGCTTGCCCGGCGCGAACACCTTTCGCCGCCCCCGGAGGCCCAAAGCGCCGCGCCCCTGGCCGCCCTGGTGCGGGACATGCGCGCCCTGCGCCAGCGCCGGGATGCCGCCGCCGACGTCCTGGCCGGACGCGACGCGCGTCTGGCCAGCCTGCATACGGATATCGAGGCCCGCCTGGGGCAGGTGGGCGTGTGCCCCTTGTGCGGCGGCGATCTGCGTCCCGAAACCTTTCTCGACGCCCCCCGGCGCGCCACTTAG
- the treS gene encoding maltose alpha-D-glucosyltransferase: MTTQSTPGSETDAQWYKDAVIYEVHIKAFMDANGDGIGDFAGLTSRLDHLERLGITAIWLLPFYPSPRRDDGYDIADYRDIHPDYGTLAEFRAFLRAAHARGMKVITELVLNHTSDQHPWFQAARRAKPGSAARDFYVFSDTPDRYPDARIIFKDFEQSNWTFDHEAKAYYWHRFYSHQPDLNFDNPRVKKEMLRILDFWLSMGVDGLRLDAVPYLFERDGTNCENLPETHAFLRELRAHVDENYPGRMLLAEANQWPEDAAAYFGAGRGDECNMAFHFPIMPRIFMSLMMEDRFPLIDIFEQTPAIPETSQWAMFLRNHDELTLEMVSDEERDYMYRVYAKDARARINLGIRRRLAPLMLNNRRRLELINFILFSFPGTPIIYYGDEIGMGDNFHLGDRDGVRTPMQWSPDKNAGFSRANPHSLYLPVVIDPEYHYQAVNVENQEHNLTSFLWWMRRVIAMRKRLRCLGRGSMEFVLPGNPKVLSFVRRLDDEVILVVVNLSRYAQVAEMDLSAYAGDEPVEVFGNTRFPVIRDTPYVLPMGFHSYFWFRLTPPRTPDADGMRRGRRGRSRWTPPEVELPEIDSGEVGRRFHRTLAERVLPVYLPRLFPELSGLLRVETAAVHVLPGGDDPVWLVLAAVYARQGSPVTLPLLLTLSRGEAGTRLAGEYPGAVAARGRLAGEQALLVNGFAVSAARTAFCTAMVRGRKALAGQEELSVTPLSRARPAVAVGAPSRFSRDARGNMVVAADNAWALKTYARVEPGPHHEVELLEFLAKSACRDHAPVPYAVLRHRPHKEEATVLALLTSHAFGATPAFDLVAEGMARALENVLASGPEAAGNPPAPITLHAAPPREAARILARRLGHFHLEMLDLLGKRIAQMHLALAADATDARFAPEPFSLLYQRSAYQSMRNLARRTLAALRGRLAGLGDEDAALAREVMASEKAMLGVFSRFAAGKFVTVKTRLHGDLTLSRVLYTGKDFVFGDFEGDTDKPVSERRIKRSPLRDVAGMCLSMFFAAHVGAARLCRERQSDAAALGPWVESLAFTAASALWSGYRKEAAGAAFVPTSDETLWTMFHCFLLEHALERLARALAQDEGEEIPVILAALVGILRAFG; encoded by the coding sequence ATGACGACGCAAAGCACACCGGGAAGCGAGACAGACGCGCAGTGGTACAAGGATGCGGTCATCTACGAAGTGCACATCAAGGCCTTCATGGACGCAAACGGCGACGGCATCGGAGATTTCGCAGGCCTGACCAGCCGCCTGGACCACCTGGAGCGGCTGGGGATCACGGCCATATGGCTTCTGCCGTTTTATCCCTCGCCCCGGCGCGACGACGGCTACGACATCGCCGACTACCGGGACATCCATCCCGACTACGGGACGCTTGCGGAGTTCCGGGCCTTTTTGCGCGCGGCCCACGCCCGGGGCATGAAGGTCATCACGGAACTGGTCTTAAACCACACCTCGGATCAGCACCCCTGGTTCCAGGCCGCCCGCAGGGCCAAACCCGGTTCGGCGGCGCGCGATTTCTACGTCTTTTCCGACACCCCCGATCGCTACCCCGACGCCCGGATCATCTTCAAGGACTTCGAACAATCCAACTGGACCTTCGACCACGAGGCCAAGGCCTACTATTGGCACCGGTTTTATTCCCACCAGCCGGATCTCAATTTCGACAATCCCCGGGTCAAAAAGGAGATGCTGCGGATCCTCGACTTCTGGCTGTCCATGGGCGTGGACGGATTGCGCCTGGACGCCGTGCCGTATCTTTTCGAGCGCGACGGGACCAACTGCGAGAACCTGCCCGAGACCCACGCCTTTTTGCGCGAACTGCGGGCCCATGTGGACGAAAATTACCCGGGCCGCATGCTTTTGGCCGAGGCCAACCAATGGCCCGAGGACGCGGCGGCCTATTTCGGGGCCGGGCGCGGCGACGAATGCAACATGGCCTTCCACTTCCCCATCATGCCGCGCATCTTCATGTCGCTGATGATGGAGGACCGCTTCCCCCTGATCGACATTTTCGAGCAGACCCCGGCCATCCCCGAGACCTCCCAGTGGGCCATGTTTTTGCGCAACCACGACGAACTGACCCTGGAGATGGTCAGCGACGAGGAGCGCGACTACATGTACCGGGTCTACGCCAAGGACGCCCGGGCCCGCATCAACCTGGGCATCCGGCGCAGGCTGGCCCCGCTTATGCTAAACAACCGGCGGCGGCTGGAGCTGATCAACTTCATCCTGTTTTCCTTCCCCGGCACGCCCATCATCTATTACGGCGACGAGATCGGCATGGGCGACAACTTCCACCTGGGCGACCGGGACGGGGTGCGCACGCCCATGCAGTGGAGCCCGGACAAAAACGCCGGGTTCTCCCGGGCCAATCCCCACAGCCTGTACCTGCCCGTGGTCATCGATCCGGAATACCACTACCAGGCCGTCAATGTGGAGAACCAGGAACACAACCTGACCTCGTTTCTGTGGTGGATGCGCCGGGTCATCGCCATGCGCAAGCGCCTGCGCTGCCTGGGCCGGGGGAGCATGGAGTTCGTTTTGCCGGGCAACCCCAAGGTCTTGTCCTTCGTGCGCCGTCTGGACGACGAGGTCATCCTGGTGGTGGTCAACCTGTCGCGCTACGCCCAGGTGGCGGAGATGGACCTGTCGGCCTACGCCGGGGACGAACCCGTGGAGGTCTTCGGCAACACCCGCTTCCCGGTCATCCGCGACACGCCCTATGTGCTGCCCATGGGCTTCCACAGCTATTTCTGGTTCCGCCTGACGCCGCCCCGGACGCCGGACGCGGACGGCATGCGGCGCGGACGGCGCGGCCGCAGCCGCTGGACGCCCCCCGAGGTGGAGCTTCCCGAAATCGACAGCGGCGAGGTGGGACGGCGTTTCCACCGCACCCTGGCGGAACGGGTGCTCCCCGTCTATCTGCCCCGGCTTTTCCCCGAACTGTCCGGCCTGTTGCGGGTGGAGACGGCCGCCGTCCATGTCCTGCCCGGGGGCGACGACCCGGTCTGGCTGGTGCTGGCCGCCGTGTACGCCAGGCAGGGGTCGCCGGTGACCCTGCCCCTGCTTCTGACCCTGAGCCGGGGCGAGGCCGGAACGCGGCTGGCCGGGGAATATCCCGGGGCCGTGGCCGCCCGGGGCCGTCTGGCCGGGGAGCAGGCCCTTTTAGTCAACGGCTTTGCCGTAAGCGCGGCCCGGACAGCCTTTTGTACGGCTATGGTCCGGGGACGGAAGGCCCTGGCCGGGCAGGAGGAACTGTCGGTTACGCCCCTGTCCCGGGCCCGTCCGGCTGTGGCCGTTGGCGCGCCGTCCCGTTTTTCCCGCGACGCCCGCGGCAACATGGTCGTGGCGGCGGACAACGCCTGGGCGCTCAAAACGTACGCCCGGGTGGAGCCGGGGCCGCATCACGAGGTGGAGCTTCTGGAATTTCTGGCCAAAAGCGCCTGCCGCGACCATGCGCCGGTTCCGTATGCGGTCCTGCGCCATCGCCCGCACAAGGAGGAGGCCACGGTCCTGGCCCTTCTGACCTCCCATGCCTTTGGCGCAACCCCGGCCTTCGACCTGGTGGCCGAGGGCATGGCCCGGGCCCTGGAGAACGTCCTGGCCTCCGGCCCGGAGGCGGCGGGGAACCCGCCTGCTCCCATCACGCTGCACGCGGCCCCGCCGCGCGAGGCGGCCCGGATTCTGGCCCGACGCCTGGGGCACTTTCACCTGGAGATGCTCGACCTCCTGGGGAAACGCATCGCCCAGATGCATCTGGCCCTGGCCGCCGACGCCACGGACGCACGTTTCGCGCCGGAGCCCTTTTCCCTGCTCTACCAGCGCTCGGCTTACCAATCCATGCGCAACCTGGCCAGGCGCACCCTGGCCGCCCTGCGAGGCCGTCTGGCCGGGCTCGGCGACGAGGATGCGGCTTTGGCCCGGGAGGTCATGGCCTCGGAAAAGGCCATGCTCGGGGTGTTCTCCCGCTTTGCGGCAGGCAAGTTCGTCACCGTGAAAACCCGGCTGCACGGGGATCTGACGCTTTCCCGGGTGCTGTACACCGGCAAGGACTTCGTGTTCGGGGATTTCGAGGGCGACACGGACAAGCCTGTCAGCGAACGGCGCATCAAGCGGTCGCCGCTGCGCGACGTGGCCGGGATGTGCCTGTCCATGTTTTTCGCGGCCCATGTCGGCGCGGCGAGGCTGTGCCGCGAACGTCAGAGCGACGCCGCCGCCCTGGGCCCGTGGGTGGAGTCCCTGGCCTTCACAGCGGCTTCGGCCTTGTGGTCGGGCTACCGGAAGGAGGCGGCGGGCGCGGCGTTCGTCCCGACCTCCGACGAAACCTTGTGGACCATGTTTCACTGTTTCCTTCTGGAACACGCCCTTGAACGGCTGGCCCGGGCCCTGGCCCAGGACGAGGGGGAGGAGATTCCGGTCATTCTGGCGGCCCTGGTCGGGATACTGCGGGCCTTCGGATAG
- a CDS encoding metallophosphoesterase: MELPRRTTCGVLVIPDPHVAATPPGHRLEGYTDQVMDKLAYCLDYAAAHDLIPLFLGDLFHWPRENPNTLLVRLIDLFRPHAPYTLVGNHDKYQARFTSDTSLAVLAAAGVVRLLDEPGPFLRIDTPTGQAILGASPDATPIPLSFDHADGLETAWFTHHNISFPEFKDRFQHIREIPGVTWLINGHIHRPQPSVTSGCTTWVNPGNITRLSFTPRSRDRIPAAAIWRPGCTELEKVPLPCLPFNEVFPDADFPPEENNIPQTESRFLLGLERLAMRRTAEGAGLKTFLQANLNPENPETSLIWELYREVTHAENAE, from the coding sequence ATGGAACTGCCGCGCCGCACCACCTGCGGGGTGCTCGTCATCCCCGACCCCCATGTGGCCGCCACCCCTCCCGGGCACCGCCTGGAGGGCTATACCGATCAGGTCATGGACAAGCTGGCCTATTGCCTGGACTACGCCGCCGCCCATGACCTCATCCCCCTTTTCCTCGGCGATCTCTTCCACTGGCCGCGCGAGAATCCCAACACCCTGCTGGTGCGCCTGATCGACCTTTTCCGGCCGCATGCGCCCTATACCCTGGTGGGCAACCACGACAAATACCAGGCCCGGTTCACCTCCGACACCTCCCTGGCCGTGCTCGCCGCCGCAGGCGTGGTGCGGCTTTTGGACGAACCCGGTCCCTTTTTGCGCATCGACACGCCCACCGGGCAGGCCATCCTGGGCGCGTCCCCCGACGCCACCCCCATCCCCCTGTCCTTCGACCATGCCGACGGCCTGGAAACCGCGTGGTTCACCCACCACAACATCAGTTTTCCCGAATTCAAGGACCGCTTCCAGCACATCCGCGAGATCCCCGGGGTCACCTGGCTGATAAACGGCCACATCCACCGGCCCCAGCCCTCGGTCACGTCCGGTTGCACCACCTGGGTCAACCCCGGCAACATCACCCGGCTTTCCTTCACCCCCCGCTCCCGCGACCGCATCCCGGCCGCCGCCATCTGGCGGCCCGGCTGCACCGAACTGGAAAAAGTCCCCCTGCCGTGCCTGCCCTTCAACGAGGTCTTTCCCGACGCCGATTTTCCGCCGGAAGAAAACAACATCCCCCAGACCGAATCCCGGTTCCTCCTGGGGCTCGAACGCCTGGCCATGCGCCGCACCGCCGAGGGCGCGGGACTCAAAACCTTCCTCCAGGCCAACCTGAATCCCGAAAATCCCGAGACCAGCCTCATCTGGGAACTCTACCGCGAGGTCACCCATGCCGAAAACGCCGAATAG
- a CDS encoding SMP-30/gluconolactonase/LRE family protein translates to MQHARIRHLLFSQFIMAFILCASAAMAASDLTFTRLAPADAPNYTFGAGKTTGITRSADGAFYIVNATYNEIEKRDASGTWTTLSGPDASVGGFTDSRAIAVSASGTIYVPDGDNDVILVRDSAGAWSRIGSTGTAAGQFDRPLGLVLDATGNLYVADTNNNRLQVRDTGGSWTTIGGPGSGLGAFESPVGLALDASGALYVADTSNNRIQVRDTGGNWTSYGSYGTGAGQFIWPAGVAADAAGALYVADSYNNRVQIRDAGGTWTVYGGADTSDTSFFNSPTGIALDGAGGIYVVASLSVQAGTKDTVGVWPVFWGGSSSLPGFFDTPVGLSADSAGRLCVAEMGNARIQVRSASGVWTAIGSYGTDPGQFIGPQGVACRADGTIHVADSSNCRIQTRDPAGNWTSDGTLGSGVGEFMMPCGVATDTAGNVYVADTINNRLQVRDTSGVWTAMGSSGQGTGEFTGPTGIFVDAAGRIYVADTGNNRIQIRDTSGVWTAIGSEGTNPGQFIQPLAVAADAAGKIYVADAYNNRVQVRDTSGNWTVYGGGSTGTAEGWADGQFSYPMGLTVSPSGALYVADTHNNRIETAAPGAAVPAPTGALLLLMGVE, encoded by the coding sequence ATGCAACATGCAAGGATTCGCCATCTTCTTTTTTCACAATTCATCATGGCCTTCATCCTGTGCGCATCGGCGGCCATGGCGGCATCCGATCTGACCTTCACCCGTCTGGCCCCGGCCGACGCCCCGAACTACACCTTCGGGGCAGGAAAAACGACAGGCATCACCCGCTCCGCCGACGGCGCGTTCTACATCGTCAACGCCACCTACAACGAAATCGAGAAGCGCGACGCTTCCGGGACATGGACCACGCTGAGCGGTCCCGACGCCTCCGTCGGCGGCTTTACCGACTCCCGCGCCATCGCCGTGTCCGCCTCCGGAACGATCTACGTCCCGGACGGCGACAACGACGTCATCTTAGTGCGGGACAGCGCCGGAGCATGGTCCCGGATCGGCTCCACGGGCACGGCCGCCGGGCAGTTCGACAGGCCCCTGGGCCTTGTGCTGGACGCTACGGGCAACCTCTACGTGGCCGACACCAATAACAACCGCCTCCAGGTCCGCGACACCGGAGGGTCGTGGACGACCATCGGTGGCCCGGGGAGCGGCCTGGGCGCGTTCGAGAGTCCCGTGGGCCTGGCCCTGGACGCCTCGGGGGCCCTCTACGTGGCCGACACCAGCAACAACCGCATCCAGGTCCGCGACACCGGGGGGAACTGGACGTCCTACGGTTCCTACGGCACAGGCGCCGGGCAGTTCATCTGGCCGGCCGGCGTGGCGGCGGACGCCGCCGGGGCCCTCTACGTGGCCGACTCCTACAACAACCGGGTCCAGATACGCGACGCCGGGGGGACATGGACGGTCTACGGCGGCGCGGACACATCCGACACATCCTTTTTCAATTCTCCCACGGGCATCGCCCTGGACGGCGCGGGGGGCATCTACGTGGTCGCCTCGCTCAGCGTCCAGGCCGGAACGAAGGACACCGTGGGCGTGTGGCCCGTGTTCTGGGGCGGGAGCAGTTCGCTGCCCGGCTTCTTCGACACCCCGGTTGGCCTGTCCGCGGACAGCGCGGGAAGGCTCTGCGTGGCCGAAATGGGCAACGCCCGCATCCAGGTCCGCAGCGCCTCCGGCGTCTGGACGGCCATCGGATCCTACGGCACGGACCCCGGGCAGTTCATAGGACCGCAAGGCGTGGCCTGCCGCGCCGACGGCACGATCCACGTCGCCGACTCCTCCAACTGCCGCATCCAGACCCGGGACCCCGCAGGCAACTGGACCAGCGACGGAACGCTGGGCTCCGGGGTCGGAGAGTTCATGATGCCCTGCGGCGTGGCCACGGACACCGCCGGGAACGTCTACGTGGCCGACACGATCAACAACCGCCTCCAGGTCCGCGACACCTCGGGCGTCTGGACGGCCATGGGCTCGTCCGGCCAGGGGACCGGAGAATTCACCGGGCCCACCGGCATCTTCGTGGACGCCGCCGGGAGGATCTACGTGGCCGACACCGGCAACAACCGCATCCAGATCCGCGACACCTCCGGCGTCTGGACGGCTATCGGATCGGAGGGGACAAATCCCGGCCAGTTCATACAGCCCCTGGCCGTGGCCGCGGACGCCGCCGGGAAGATCTATGTGGCCGACGCCTACAACAACCGCGTCCAGGTCCGGGACACCTCGGGGAACTGGACGGTCTACGGCGGGGGATCGACTGGAACGGCGGAGGGATGGGCGGACGGACAGTTTTCCTATCCCATGGGGCTGACCGTGAGCCCGTCGGGCGCGCTCTACGTGGCCGACACGCACAACAACCGCATCGAAACGGCCGCGCCCGGCGCCGCCGTGCCCGCGCCCACCGGAGCCCTGCTCCTTCTGATGGGTGTGGAATAG
- a CDS encoding ribonuclease catalytic domain-containing protein, with amino-acid sequence MQQFPGSGCIVEFMHGNEPQLAWVLEETGGRLRLYTINKREMKLPAARVLPWVGPCDASVRERGGMLERLSACETRRAKAASEVDAMEIWELAQGEVSEETVGWFAGLVWESPGFDQVAGLGRALLACKTHFKFHPPKFEVYPAEVVERRLVEQAAALERERVVTAGQGFFKDLWTAWASGTGRDSARLAARLDPEAADKLRELLLGLVADPENADLAVLWGTLRKGLPEHPFLPLVLAEQWGVVPPHYNYLLDQAGYEAGDGWSGRFDGEIEAMRQACADTIRDPEPIPFVSVDSPTTRDIDDAFHVEPLPDDGFLLRLALADPASGWRFDGPLDRAVARRASSIYLPEGTSHMMPEAFASDLYSLVEASPRPALIMEWNLDAAGAPRDFSMRSSVAAVSNRTYADVEAELATGAPGQSVALAARLSGLLRGRRVAAGAAIIERSEPDVVLVGPPDDPQVELAPSDAYPNAQLLVSELMILANSSAAAFAAVQGFPLLFRTQDAVLPKELAGVWSRPEDIHHVVKHLPPTSLELAPRPHAAIGAKAYATVTSPLRRYVDLVNLAQLRQFLAAGRPKWSRAELEQRLPDICAQTEAAGRIQRFRPRYWKLLHIRQQCRVRTWTGVVVEAAGAFVTLALPDFQIYVRANREQLGEKIRPGQPFALRLGKVDPLTNELRVLEATEMEAE; translated from the coding sequence ATGCAACAGTTTCCCGGCTCGGGGTGTATCGTCGAATTCATGCACGGCAACGAGCCGCAGTTGGCCTGGGTACTGGAGGAGACGGGCGGTCGGCTGCGCCTGTACACGATCAACAAGCGTGAGATGAAGCTGCCTGCGGCCCGGGTGTTGCCGTGGGTGGGGCCGTGCGATGCGTCGGTACGCGAGCGTGGCGGAATGTTGGAGCGGCTCTCCGCCTGCGAGACAAGGCGGGCCAAGGCGGCCTCGGAAGTGGACGCCATGGAGATATGGGAGCTGGCCCAGGGCGAGGTAAGCGAGGAGACGGTGGGCTGGTTTGCCGGGCTTGTGTGGGAGTCGCCGGGCTTTGACCAGGTGGCGGGCCTGGGGCGGGCCCTTTTGGCCTGCAAGACGCATTTCAAATTTCATCCGCCGAAATTCGAGGTCTATCCGGCCGAGGTGGTGGAGCGGCGGCTCGTGGAGCAGGCGGCGGCGCTTGAACGGGAGCGGGTGGTCACGGCCGGGCAGGGGTTTTTCAAGGACTTGTGGACGGCCTGGGCCTCGGGAACGGGCCGGGACTCGGCCAGACTGGCGGCCCGGCTCGACCCCGAGGCGGCGGACAAGCTGCGCGAGCTTCTGCTTGGGCTGGTGGCCGATCCGGAGAATGCCGATCTGGCGGTGCTGTGGGGGACGCTGCGCAAGGGCCTGCCCGAGCATCCCTTTTTGCCCCTGGTTTTGGCCGAGCAGTGGGGAGTGGTGCCGCCGCACTATAATTATCTCCTGGATCAGGCCGGATATGAGGCCGGCGACGGCTGGTCCGGGCGTTTTGATGGCGAGATCGAGGCCATGCGCCAGGCCTGTGCGGACACGATCCGCGACCCCGAGCCCATCCCCTTCGTCAGTGTGGATTCGCCCACGACCCGGGACATCGACGACGCCTTTCATGTCGAGCCCCTGCCGGACGACGGATTTTTGCTGCGCCTGGCCTTGGCCGATCCGGCCTCGGGGTGGCGTTTCGACGGCCCCCTGGACCGGGCCGTGGCCCGCCGGGCCAGCAGCATCTATCTGCCCGAGGGCACAAGCCACATGATGCCCGAAGCCTTTGCCTCCGATCTGTATTCGCTTGTGGAGGCGTCGCCGCGTCCGGCCCTGATCATGGAATGGAACCTGGATGCGGCGGGCGCGCCCCGGGATTTTTCCATGCGTTCTTCCGTGGCGGCGGTTTCCAACCGGACCTACGCCGATGTGGAGGCGGAACTGGCCACGGGCGCGCCGGGCCAAAGCGTGGCCTTGGCTGCACGCCTGTCCGGTCTGTTGCGCGGTCGCCGGGTGGCCGCCGGGGCGGCCATCATCGAGCGCAGCGAACCCGATGTGGTCCTGGTCGGGCCGCCCGACGACCCGCAGGTGGAGCTTGCGCCTTCGGATGCCTATCCCAACGCCCAGCTTTTGGTCAGCGAACTCATGATTCTGGCCAATTCCTCGGCCGCCGCCTTTGCCGCCGTGCAGGGGTTTCCGCTTTTGTTCCGCACCCAGGACGCCGTGTTGCCCAAGGAGTTGGCCGGGGTCTGGAGTCGCCCCGAGGACATCCACCACGTGGTCAAGCACCTGCCGCCCACCAGCCTGGAACTCGCCCCCCGGCCCCACGCGGCCATCGGGGCCAAGGCCTACGCCACGGTGACCTCGCCGCTTCGCCGCTATGTGGATCTGGTCAACCTGGCCCAGTTGCGCCAGTTTCTGGCCGCCGGAAGGCCCAAATGGTCCCGGGCCGAACTGGAGCAACGCCTGCCGGACATCTGCGCCCAGACCGAGGCGGCCGGGCGCATCCAGCGTTTTCGGCCCCGCTATTGGAAGCTGTTGCACATCCGGCAGCAGTGTCGGGTCAGGACGTGGACCGGCGTCGTCGTGGAGGCCGCCGGGGCCTTCGTCACCCTGGCGCTTCCGGATTTCCAGATCTACGTGCGCGCCAACCGCGAACAACTTGGCGAAAAAATTCGTCCCGGACAGCCCTTCGCCTTGCGCCTGGGCAAGGTGGACCCGCTGACCAACGAACTGCGGGTGCTGGAAGCCACGGAGATGGAAGCGGAATAG